Within Trachemys scripta elegans isolate TJP31775 chromosome 12, CAS_Tse_1.0, whole genome shotgun sequence, the genomic segment aaactaaatggattctttgcttcagtcttcatggctgaggatgttagggagattcccaaacctgagccggcttttgtaggtgacaaatctgaggaactgtcacagagtgaagtgtcacgagaggaggttttggaattaattgataaacttaacattaacaagtcaccgggaccagatggcattcacccaagagttctgaaagaactcaaatgtgaagttgtggaactgttaactaaggtttgtaacctgtcctttaaatcagcttctgtacccaatgactggaagttagctaatgtaatgccaatatttaaaaagggctctagagttgataccggcaattacagaccggtaagtctaacgtctgtaccgggcaaattagtcgaaacaatagttaagaataaaattgtccgacatatagaaaaacataaactgttaagcaatagtcaacatggtttctgtaaaggaaaatcgtgtcttactaatctattagaattctttgaaggggtcaacaaacatgtggacaagggggatccagtggacatagtgtatttagatttccagaaagcctttgacaatgtccctcaccaaaggctcttatgtaaattaagctgccatgggataaaagggaaggtcctttcatggattgagaactggttaaaagacagggaaaaagggtaggaattaatggtaaattctcagaatggagaggggtaactagtggtgttccccaagggtcagtcctcggaccgatcctattcaacttattcataaatgatctggagaaaggggtaaacagtgaggtggcaaagtttgcagatgatactaaactgcttaagatagttaagaccaaagcagactgtgaagaacttcaaaaagatctcacaaaactaagtgactgggcaacaaaatggcaaatgaaatttaatgtggataaatgtaaagtaatgcacattggaaaaaataactccaactatacatacaatatgatgggggctaatttagctacaacaagtcaggaaaaagatcttggagtcattgtggatagttctctgaaaatgtccacgcagtgtgcagaggcagtcaaaaaagcaaacaggatgttaggaatcattaaaaaggggataaagaataggactgagaatatattattgcccttatataaatcgatggtatgcctcatctcgaatactgcgtacagatgtggtctcctcatctcaaaaaagatatactggcactagaaaaggttcagaaaagggcaactaaaatgattaagggtttggaacgggttccatatgaggagagatcatagaggctaggactcttcagcttggaaaagaggagactaaggggggatatgatagaggtatataaaatcatgagtgatgtggagaaagtggataaggaaaagttatttacttattcccataatacaagaactaggggtcatcaaatgaaattaataggcagcaggtttaaaacaaataaaaggaagttcttcttcacgcagcgcacagtcaacaggtaaggagttccaccgttgtggaactccttacctgtcCTTCCTTGtggaaggttgtgaaggctaggactataacagagtttaaaagagaactggataaattcatggtggttaagtccattaatggctgttagccaggacgggtaaggaatggtgtccctagcctctgtctgtcagagggtggagatggatggcaggagagagatcacttgatcattgcctgttaggttcactccctctggggcacctgtcattggccactgtcggtagacaggatactgggctagatggacctttggtctgacccggtacggcctttcttatgttcttatgttgcaGATGTAGATGAAGCCCACAGCAGCTCATTTACCCTTTACTGCCCACTGTGGGTTTGTAGGCCCCACCATGTTGGTTTATGGAGCTCGTAATCTCTTCTGGCTGGGACCCTCACTTACTATGTGTATGGAAAATGCCTAGCAGAATAGGGATCTCAGCTAGCGGCTCCAGGTGCTACTGCATTGCAAAATAATTAATGGGAAGAAACTATTTTATCTTCTAGTGCCGAACACCATGCCTGCAATAGTCCCCAAGAGCAAAGCCCCGGGGGTCGATTTCTGTGGGGTGAACGAATATTACTACATAATTCGCTCAGACTTGGGCTGCTACATGAGGTCAACCAATTTCAACGAAGGAAAAGATCTGAACGTGTAtagtctgcacccctcctgccagGGCGGGGAGCACTATCTCGCCCACCAGGATGACCTCTTCTACATCATCAAAGGAGGGGCTTATCGCCGTGTGTTCAACATGAACATGGACACGGAAGCCGTAGTCTACAATCTCCACCCCAATTGCCAGGGAGGAGACCATTATCTCTCAGCCTTTGGGTACTTCTACATCATCTTCCAGAGCAAGGGTGTCTACCGCAGGGTCACCAACATGAACACCAATTCTGATGCTGTTGAATACAGCCTCCACCCATCCTGCAGAGATGGCCTCTATTACTGGGGTATCAAGGACTATTATTATTTCGTCAAGCCCCATGACAAATGGGGGACCCAGTATTACCGAACCACCAATTTCCACGAGAACATGGATGATGTAACCTATTCCTTCCACCCTGACGTGGTCAACTTCCTCCCTGGTGGGTTGGCTATCACCCAGGGTTCAGCTTTTGGCACCTGGGAAGCCATCAAGACCATCTCCAATGATTCCAACACGCCCATCACCTGGAACAAGAAGATCACCAGGAAGGTGGGCTATGACAAGGAGAAGATGAGCAGCATAGAGCACAACTGGAGCGTGAGCATCTCGGCGTCATACCAGTCAGGAGCCCTCACCGAAGCCATTGCCAAGTACCAGTTCTCCCTCACCACTCAATACGGCGGGAAAAGCGTCAACACGGAGCAGGAAAACTGGAGCGATGCCACCGACGTGGAAGAGTCTGTCAGCCTGACCCTGCAGCCAAAGGAGAAGATCTACATATGGCAGTACCAGCTGGGCCTGGgcaagaaaaacattttgttctgccGAGACATGAAATTCAACAACAATCCAAACCCACCTACTGAAGTCCCCCTGCCGCCTTCTAACCAGTGATCTGAAATGGGGAGCCCCCAGGAATACCTAAGAGCCCGCTCGCTGCCTTGTGGTATTGCTAAGAATTGGGGTTGTTGGGGGTATATTTAGGGTTAGTATTTCACAGTAGTCATCCTGGCTTTGCAGTGCAGGGCGTATAGTGAGGCCAGTCTGTCCTTCGGAATAGCAGCTAGGAATACAGAGACACAACTCTGCGATCTACCATAATGATCGTACTGTGGGCTTCCAGAAAACCTGTTGCCAATGGGTTTGCAGCTAACATGGCTGGAAACGCATTTCCTGAGCCAGCATAGACAGAGCATTTTTTCACTCTGACTGGCAGGATCAATGCTGCAGCTTCCCCACCCAGCCAAGCCACGCCGAGCCCATacaattactcctggggggattctgcaccaaaaagttaaaaattctgcaccaaaaagttaaaaatgctgggcacgatattttaaaattctgcaaaatagctcatattttatttatcaaaataacactatataatcacaccagtttcaattattttcataatttatttcaaaataccgtAACAATACGGACACAAAAAAATTctccctgtttctctgccccGTCCCCGGCAGAGCCCAGCAGAGGGGCCAGACACCCGCACGCCTGatgccccagagcccagctgcagagacTCCCCACCCAGACActtgcatcccctccccccacaacccaagaatccagagggagaaacagcctgatgctgggtcccgaGCTTGTGTGGAGCTTCCTCAggagtcacctaatgggttgcgctggccctgagTTTGCTGCACGCTCCCTCCTTCTTACATGGGGTGTGGGGAACTGCAGTTGTTGGGAACCCTCCAGTTCCTCCCCCGCCTCTTACCGGCAATGTCCTCTATGTGCGAGCAGGGCTCTGCCGGGTCCAGTGACCCCTAgtggtggccagcagctctgcaaccCATTTCtggtggggggagaaaaggaaattctgtgtgCACAACACTAATTtttgtgcaaattctgcattgtgcagtggtgcagaattcccccaggagtaacgtacacaccagtttcaggcaggtttgtacttaaCGTAGCTCCACTGTGCCTCCATTGCTACTCCCCGTGCTAACACAGATGCATTGCTATTTGCACTCACACGAGTATGTGTGCATGAGCAAATCACACCCCTACTTCATAGTGCAGATGTCACTCTGGTTCCACTCTCCTGTCACACGGGAACAAGGGGTTTGCTCAGGGAGGGCTGCGATTATTCCTCTGCACGCTGGGATTTTAGACAGGAGTTCGGTGTCTCACTCCCAGACATAAAATACAGCTCTGGGATTGGGAAGTAACCCTTACACAGCAGGCAGAGACCACCACTCCTCAGTGATCCGCACAAATCACAGAGTGAAAAGGGAAAAGGGTGGGGAAAGGCCTCAGTGTGTTTTCTCAGTCACATAGGATTGTGTGTAGTTTTATTTTGTGCCTGTTGTTACTTCCGGCTACGAATTAGTTTTCTCGAGGGCTTGTCTTTACTAGAAGCTGTGACCAAAGACTCCAACTTCATATAAGTAACTTCGTATCAATGAAATTATCCGAGGCTTAAAAATAAAGTGGCTTCTGCCGTGTTTCTTCCTTTTGTTCATGTGAATGTTACTTAACGGGAGGTGTGCTGGAGGGAAGGGAATTGGGACTCATTGCCCAGCCAGCTTCATAAATTCCCTTCCTAAAAACTGGACAATGTGTGCAACATGTGGGGCAAAGCTGTCAACTAGCCAAGAGAAGTGAGGTCAGGATGAAAGACAAGCTTTGGGTTCTTTCCAATGCGCTTCAGAGCTCAGGGCATCTGAGAAATggaatatggagcctttcacctctaggatACCAAGTGAAATCCAGCCCAGCTGAGGATGTGCTGGCTGATTCAGGGGTGCGTATGTGTCAAGgaatgggatacagagccttcCCTCTTACAGGCACCACTTCCAATCTGGCCCTGTGTTAGTGGCATTGGCTAGCTCAGAGGAGACTGAGGAACAGTATGTGCAGCTGTTGCTCCTTTTGCCCTGAGCCACTTAGCTAATATTGCAGCTGTAGCCTATTAAAATAAACGGGGGAATTCCCACGTAAAGCTAtcatttcaggctctctgcaaactcaagcAGACTTGGCTGCCTCAGTTGCTCTCAGGGCCgcctctaggcaccagcaaaccaagcacgtgcttggggcagtacattttcaagggcagcattctggccatttttttttgtgtgtgcttccGGCAGCAAacgcctagagctggccctggcagcagcagcacatcgtGCGCGAGGGGGGGGCGCCCTGTAGCCGCTGCGGTTCGTGCTGCGGGGGAGCAGCGCccccaccttgtggctgggccgggcaggcttcgAGCAGGGGATACCCCAcggggcacacggagctgcctgcaggtgccgcagggcggccgctcCCCAgtgccgcagccggggctgggtgaagcggcgcaagctgcccagggactgtggcagggtggccagaagcagcagcagcggggccatagagggcggggcgctgtcGTGCGCGGCCTGAgtcccgctctctggggctccactgtctctggggctaccctgtcccagctcctcagccttctgtgcgggcggtcccccggctctgccctcccaggtcccGGCCGGtactggaggcgggagccctggatggagggaccctgggctgagacgcggcccaggagccccgctgcttaccccgaccctgccagcgccgaaCCGGCTGGAGGTGAGGCAGGAGCGGGCAGAGTCatcactggtggggggagcccagggctgggatggcagcgggtgcgggggggggggggggtccagggctgggggggcagggggtgtgggtgggaggggggaagagagaatccagggctggggtggggggcagccaaaaaatcttttgcttggggcagccaaaaacctagagccagccctggttgttcTCAGGTCACATTTGTAAGGTTTCCTTCTGAATAATGGCTACAGACATAATTACACAAATACAGCCCTACCACATaattaacaaacaaacagaggAACGCTAGCTCCAGCCCCATTGCCTTTCTATACACACATAAAAATGCAGCATGCATCACAAAGCATTAGCAAATCATATTGtactcatttttaaaagcaacagtacccaaaatatttcataacGCTCTTCTTCCCCCTTATTccatagatcatagaatcatagaagtttagggttggaagagacctcaggaggttatctaaatcaacctcctgctcaaggcaggaccaaccccaactaaatcatcccagacagggctttgtcaagcccagGGCCGGCAGAACAGAGCGGGTTGGGGTtgggttgctccacttcctgctgcctggtgagtgcagggtgggccTGACCCAACACTCATGGGGCGTCGGGAAGTGGAGTGACAGCcactccgctctgctcccctggttCCCAGCCTTGGAGCttagggggcagggggaaccgtcccccagcactcaccagcggcgcgccggggagcaggcggcacagagtgggctggggctggggctggggctggggctgggtcgctccactTACTGCAGCCCAGTGAATGCAGGGCAGGcacgacccctgctgcagtcctcagggcaaggggtggagtgggggcggggctggggtgggaagaggtggggctgaggcggagcaggggcgaggaccatggggaagaggcggagcaggggctgcagcagcacgcagctgcgtagggcatgaggaaatttggtgccccaaattacctggtgccctacgcagctgcatactttctgtatgggtaaggacggccctggtcaAGCCGGGCCTcgaaaacctccaaggaaggagattccaccatttccctaggtaacgcattccagtgtttcaccaccctcctagtgaaatagtgttccctaatatccaacctagacctccccccctgcaacttgagaccattgctccttgttctgtcatctgccaccactgagagcagcctAACTTCATcttctttgaaaccccccttcaggcagttgaaggctgctatcaaatcacccctcactcttctcttctgcagactaaataagcccagtcctttcagcctctcctcataagtcatatgccccagtctcctaatcattttcattgccttccgcaggactctctccaatttgtccacatcctttctgtagtgggggccccaaaactggacgcaatactccaggtgtgtcctcaccagtgccaaatagaggggaataattacttccctcgatctgctggcaatgctactTCTAATGCGATCCTGACCCACAAGCACCTGCAAACAGACTCCTTTTTTCTCCGCACTGCACCCCACTGTACTCAGCCActcattccctcccccctctaattccccacccctcccctgactCCCCAACAACAACCTTTTCATGGTGTGACCAGCGGCCCCTCTCCTGCGCCCTGGTGCCTGAAGCATCCATCTTCCCTACTTACCTGGAAACATCAGCTCACCAgcacttttcttcctcctcccatttacaggctgtgattttcaaagggatttgaaaatctcacttcTCATTGGGCCTTCGAATTCCCTCAGCAACTTTGCAAGTGGCAGTGTTGCCGGGCCAGAGGGCctgagggggcaacagggttcgttgcccggtgtgcatcgcaccaatagacacacccaggtggagaagcaaaccaaatttattcaagatctcgaaaaggcactcaggagaccagcatgtctcaaatcagaagcgcagcaaatacaagcaagtttcccattttatattccaagctgtttgtgtgcaagcctttgttctgtttccccctctacccctcccttcccgacagcagttacagcaggcaTTACATTGTGGCGTGTTAGAAAAATTCTCGTCTGNTTCCCGacagcagttacagcaggcaTTACATTGTGGCGTGTTAGAAAAATTCTCGTCTGCATATTTATCTTTCGCTTTGCAAGCTCTATGTAGTAGACttccccccttcccgcccccttcttccttatcactactgcttctgctagtgtgagcgaaactgcagctgtctgctaaaaaagctgaccattacatattctgcttttaggctgGTTAGCATtgaggctggttaaagttcacaagatggagttactgtggctcacttagacccagagcaggggggtttcatcggcacttatgaccttccacccccccaccccccccgagttacctggtagctatgcctagtgacgccaACGGCAGGATTCATCATGGAGGACAAGGAATAAATAAActtagaaaacaaaggaaattaaaggcAAAAAAACTTTATGAGAGTGAAAATGTTATTCTTTTAATTCACAACTTCCTCACGTTTCTCTGGGTCTTTTGACATCAAATGATCCCAAAGCACGATTCATGCCCTGGGCAATACTAATTGACGGGAACATTTAATGGGACAACGTAAGTCACCATGAAAGCCTGTGATGGCACTAgaagcagtggggctctgtcaAGGTGTGAGCCATCTCTGTGCACCCCCTTGTGGCCGGGCATGGTGCTTCAAGTATGACATGTTTTAATATCCTCTGATTGGGGCAGTAATAGGGTCACTTTCACAGCCCAGGGCAAGGAGGGACCAAAACGTACCAACAAACCAACATGTCTCCCTGTAATTCAGCTTCAGGAGTAGAGTAATGATGAACAGGTCATAAGGTCCTCACCTCGGTTCATATCCAAAACTTAAAGTCCCCAGAACAAAGCCTCTGGTTAGGCTGGTCTCCTggggctagagtcacaaagggacttaggtacaTCAGAGGTagtcaggtgcctaaatcccaaaatcaggccccaaaatcaGGCACAAAACCCGCTCTCAGCTGCCTCCAAACCCTATAGGCAcgtaaactcactcagcacctaggGTCCCAGatattattgggactgtcccactATTCAGGGCTTTGACTTATATAGGTGCTTAGtacccctccacacacatactgattttccacacttgccatctggtcaccataGCAACACCCAGCACAAGGGGGGCCCTCTCCcggtcagggtctgtgcagcgcctcaCTCTGGGGTGAGTTTGCAAACCATGAGAAGCACTAGGGGTGGCAAAGGGCTCCCATCAATGGGCTAAGGTAAGAGCGATAAGTGAAGCAGGTTTTCCTGGTAGTGCAGACGTTGCTCTCATTCCAAGCGATGGAAGCAAATGCACCTGCTCCAGCTACGCAAGATCTGGCTGATCATCGCCTCACGGGCGCTTCCAAGACCCACCCTGGACAAAGGAGGGACTCTCAGCAGCACGAGTGTGCTGGTTCTCAGCAAAAGCAGTTAGCACAGAACCCCCCCGGGAAGGATCCAAAGATTGTTCCCCGGCCCACATCGTGGTCGGAGTGAGCAGTGAACTGGTGCATGTCATACCTTCCTCTTCCCATTTCTTGGCTGATTCCTGCTCCCTGAACTCAGGGTTGCGGTTCCTATTTTTCAGCAGGGGAAAAGGGTTTGTACATAATGTTTAGGATGCTCAGATAGCAAGTGTgcaaaattgggacacttttttttcctggcgggggtctttctttttttctttaatggagatatcctatctcctagaactggaagggaccttgaaaggcattgagtccagccccctgccttcactagcaggaccaagtactcccCCATattcctaaatggcctcctcaaggattgagctcacatccctgggtttagcaagccagtgctcacaccacggagctatccctcccccgcaatggcctatataagacacagcccTTAATAATGGGATGGCACCAATAATATCTGGCCATCCAATCACCCTAACAGCATTGGGTGTGTGCAGCTACTCAGGACCGGCTGGTGGGACTGGTTTTGGGTTTCCAATCTGTTTTCTCTAGAATGCTTTGGACCTTAAGGATAAAGGTGCTTTCTTAGAAAGAAGTGAGCAGTA encodes:
- the LOC117885854 gene encoding uncharacterized protein LOC117885854, which produces MPAIVPKSKAPGVDFCGVNEYYYIIRSDLGCYMRSTNFNEGKDLNVYSLHPSCQGGEHYLAHQDDLFYIIKGGAYRRVFNMNMDTEAVVYNLHPNCQGGDHYLSAFGYFYIIFQSKGVYRRVTNMNTNSDAVEYSLHPSCRDGLYYWGIKDYYYFVKPHDKWGTQYYRTTNFHENMDDVTYSFHPDVVNFLPGGLAITQGSAFGTWEAIKTISNDSNTPITWNKKITRKVGYDKEKMSSIEHNWSVSISASYQSGALTEAIAKYQFSLTTQYGGKSVNTEQENWSDATDVEESVSLTLQPKEKIYIWQYQLGLGKKNILFCRDMKFNNNPNPPTEVPLPPSNQ